Proteins encoded within one genomic window of Glycine soja cultivar W05 chromosome 1, ASM419377v2, whole genome shotgun sequence:
- the LOC114415124 gene encoding uncharacterized protein LOC114415124 — MGIVNKARVLVVLVILIASSVAEKPSVVEARTLSLTSSHQGYSKFFATLGLVCKCCDGVGGACTSTWTESCSNLQCSPWKSHS; from the exons ATGGGTATTGTGAATAAGGCTCGTGTGTTGGTGGTGTTGGTAATCTTGATTGCTTCATCAGTGGCAGAGAAGCCTTCTGTTGTGGAAGCAAGGACACTTTCCTTAACATCATCTCATCAAG GGTACTCGAAATTTTTTGCCACGCTTGGACTTGTTTGCAAGTGTTGTGACGGGGTTGGAGGTGCCTGCACAAGCACGTGGACAGAGTCTTGCTCTAACCTTCAGTGTTCCCCTTGGAAATCACACTCATGA